A window of Campylobacter cuniculorum DSM 23162 = LMG 24588 contains these coding sequences:
- a CDS encoding RDD family protein: protein MKENLIDKLERENLKIASFTKRVIAYLMDNFILNCIVFIIFYDRLIFVNDMIEMANILGNFFMGFFLLHLVYHTLFTFMYGASLGKMACKITILNEDFLDKPTFIQSLIRSAFRQLSDIAFMLGLFWALENDLRKTWHDYLARTIVVDVA, encoded by the coding sequence ATGAAAGAAAATTTAATCGATAAACTTGAAAGGGAAAATCTAAAAATCGCAAGCTTTACTAAAAGAGTTATTGCATATTTGATGGATAATTTTATTTTAAATTGCATTGTTTTTATTATTTTTTATGACCGATTGATTTTTGTTAATGATATGATAGAAATGGCTAATATTTTAGGAAATTTTTTTATGGGATTTTTTTTACTTCATTTGGTCTATCACACCCTTTTCACTTTTATGTATGGAGCAAGTTTAGGTAAAATGGCTTGTAAAATTACGATTTTAAATGAAGATTTCTTAGATAAACCAACTTTTATCCAAAGTCTTATAAGATCAGCTTTCAGACAGCTTAGTGATATAGCTTTTATGTTAGGTCTTTTTTGGGCTTTAGAAAATGATTTGCGTAAGACTTGGCATGATTATTTAGCAAGGACTATAGTTGTTGATGTGGCGTAA
- the yedE gene encoding selenium metabolism membrane protein YedE/FdhT, producing the protein MLKDFKQNFLIKFWSPMPAIIALGVMAAYYFGLTGTYWAVTGEFTRWGGHILNLIGIDTNTWGYFKIIGLQGAPLDRIDGMMIIGMFAGALAAALMANNVKFRLPQSNIRIFQALIGGIIAGFGARIGMGCNLASFFTGIPQFSLHAWFFTSMTLAGVWVGTKIVFLPIFRSHIPLIKVSNIKEIENSKTKADFLFKLGILVLIVVGIWIAYLMFFGNISEGKKSQILAIAMLFGVGFGFVISRAQICFTSAFRDLFITGRGYMAKAVIIGMMVSTIGVFSYIMLGVAPKIMWAGPNAMIGGFLFGLGIVIAGGCECGWMYRAVEGQVHYWIVGIGNVIGATLLAATWDYYSQNLATNFARINLLENFGNYGGLILNYVLLFLFLILVLYIQRHCFLKNKHFKRI; encoded by the coding sequence ATGTTAAAAGACTTTAAACAAAATTTTTTGATAAAATTTTGGTCGCCTATGCCTGCTATCATTGCTCTGGGTGTTATGGCAGCTTATTATTTTGGTTTAACTGGAACCTACTGGGCAGTTACAGGAGAATTTACCCGTTGGGGCGGACATATTCTTAATTTAATCGGTATTGATACAAACACTTGGGGATATTTCAAAATCATCGGTTTGCAAGGAGCTCCTTTAGATAGAATCGATGGAATGATGATTATTGGAATGTTTGCAGGAGCCTTAGCGGCAGCTTTAATGGCAAATAATGTTAAATTCCGCTTACCGCAAAGTAATATTAGAATTTTTCAAGCTTTAATTGGAGGCATTATTGCTGGTTTTGGGGCAAGGATTGGTATGGGATGCAATTTAGCGAGTTTTTTCACCGGAATTCCACAATTTTCTCTCCATGCTTGGTTTTTTACCTCAATGACTTTGGCAGGAGTTTGGGTTGGGACTAAAATTGTATTTTTACCTATATTTCGCTCTCATATTCCTCTCATTAAAGTATCAAACATCAAAGAAATTGAAAATTCAAAAACTAAGGCGGATTTTTTATTTAAATTAGGTATTTTAGTTTTAATTGTGGTTGGAATTTGGATTGCTTATTTAATGTTTTTTGGCAATATTTCAGAGGGCAAAAAATCTCAAATTCTTGCCATTGCAATGCTTTTTGGAGTTGGTTTTGGTTTTGTAATTTCAAGAGCACAAATTTGTTTCACTTCAGCGTTTAGAGATTTATTCATTACAGGACGCGGATATATGGCAAAAGCAGTAATTATCGGTATGATGGTTTCAACCATAGGAGTTTTTAGCTATATTATGTTAGGCGTTGCACCTAAAATCATGTGGGCAGGTCCTAATGCAATGATTGGCGGGTTTTTATTTGGTCTTGGAATTGTGATTGCTGGAGGCTGTGAGTGTGGCTGGATGTATCGTGCGGTTGAAGGACAAGTGCATTATTGGATTGTAGGGATTGGAAATGTGATTGGTGCGACTTTGCTTGCAGCTACTTGGGATTATTATTCTCAAAATTTAGCGACAAATTTTGCACGTATTAATCTTCTTGAAAATTTTGGAAATTATGGCGGCTTGATATTAAATTATGTATTATTGTTTTTATTTTTAATCCTTGTTTTATATATTCAAAGACATTGTTTTTTGAAAAATAAACATTTTAAAAGGATATAA
- a CDS encoding polyribonucleotide nucleotidyltransferase — MQYKIQVNQNLEIFDVDYVAKQAAGAVLMRIGKSVILAAVAREEKMVEEDFLPLTVQYIEKAYAAGKIPGGYIKRETKPSDYETLTARIIDRSLRPLFPKGYAYPTQISVIVLSADNEVDLQVMSLNAASVALFLSDIPIKAPVCGVRIARIAGEFILNPSNTQLKQSSLDLYVAGVKDELLMIEMRALPTQNDTTQAMNELSEDEILEALTLAQKAILEGSNAYEENFAKHKKQSELEFKSEEENLELFAFIEQNFTDEIKNAINQMAKSERAGELNKIAKTISKLETAEQKAWSEEDIFKALEKIKRKIIRKQIIFERKRADSRALNEVRNISIETNILPNAHGSCLFTRGQTQALVVATLGTENDAQMIDLLNEKNPISERFMVNYNFPGFSVGEASAIKAPGRRELGHGNLAKRALYPSIDENYPFVIRLVSEILESNGSSSMATVCGGSLALRAAGVHSLKLVAGVAMGLVFEEDKYAILTDIMGLEDHDGDMDFKVAGSKDGVSALQMDIKLGGIDKKILTEALNQAKEARLHILEIMEEANAKIKINDEILPKLEIFNVEPSKIVDIIGQGGKTIKDIIEKFEVCIDLDREKGEVKISASKNEQIKAAKEFIFTLTQTQKNKKFKDKDLSNFKLGEEFEGEIKKITNFGVFVGLKDGVDGLLHSSKIKHKVREGDRMRVKIKEIKNGKISVDLVG, encoded by the coding sequence ATGCAATACAAAATACAAGTTAATCAAAATTTAGAAATTTTCGATGTTGATTATGTTGCCAAACAAGCAGCAGGTGCTGTTTTGATGAGAATCGGTAAAAGTGTGATTTTAGCTGCAGTAGCGAGAGAAGAAAAGATGGTTGAAGAGGATTTTTTACCCTTAACCGTTCAATACATAGAAAAGGCTTATGCTGCTGGAAAAATTCCGGGAGGTTATATCAAAAGAGAAACCAAACCAAGTGATTATGAAACCTTAACTGCAAGAATTATCGACAGAAGTTTAAGACCGCTTTTTCCTAAAGGTTATGCTTACCCTACGCAAATTTCTGTGATTGTGCTTTCAGCTGACAATGAAGTGGATTTGCAGGTTATGAGTCTTAATGCTGCAAGTGTGGCACTTTTTTTAAGTGATATTCCTATAAAAGCTCCTGTTTGCGGGGTAAGAATTGCAAGAATAGCAGGGGAATTTATACTCAATCCAAGCAATACTCAACTCAAACAAAGCTCACTTGATTTATATGTTGCTGGAGTTAAAGATGAACTTTTGATGATAGAAATGAGGGCTTTACCGACTCAAAATGATACGACTCAAGCTATGAATGAATTGAGCGAAGATGAAATTTTAGAGGCTTTAACCTTAGCTCAAAAGGCTATATTAGAAGGTTCAAACGCTTATGAAGAAAATTTTGCAAAACATAAAAAGCAAAGTGAGCTTGAATTTAAAAGCGAAGAAGAAAATTTAGAACTCTTTGCTTTTATTGAGCAAAATTTTACAGATGAAATTAAAAATGCAATCAATCAAATGGCAAAGAGTGAAAGAGCGGGAGAGCTTAATAAAATTGCTAAGACGATTTCTAAACTTGAAACAGCAGAGCAAAAAGCGTGGAGTGAAGAAGATATTTTCAAAGCTTTAGAAAAAATCAAAAGAAAAATCATACGCAAACAGATTATTTTTGAAAGAAAAAGAGCTGATTCAAGGGCTTTAAATGAGGTGAGAAACATTAGTATAGAAACTAATATTTTACCAAATGCTCACGGCTCTTGTCTCTTCACAAGAGGTCAAACTCAAGCCTTAGTTGTAGCGACTTTAGGAACTGAAAATGATGCACAAATGATAGATTTGTTAAATGAAAAAAATCCTATTAGCGAACGTTTTATGGTAAATTACAATTTTCCGGGCTTTAGTGTGGGTGAGGCGAGTGCGATAAAAGCACCGGGGCGTAGAGAATTAGGACATGGAAATTTAGCCAAAAGAGCCCTTTATCCGAGCATTGATGAGAATTATCCTTTTGTCATTCGTTTGGTTTCTGAAATTTTAGAAAGCAATGGTTCAAGCTCTATGGCAACGGTGTGCGGAGGTTCTTTAGCTCTTCGTGCTGCAGGGGTTCATAGCCTTAAACTTGTTGCAGGAGTGGCAATGGGACTTGTTTTTGAAGAAGATAAATATGCAATTTTAACAGACATTATGGGTTTAGAAGATCACGATGGGGATATGGATTTTAAGGTTGCAGGAAGTAAAGATGGGGTGAGTGCTCTTCAAATGGACATAAAACTCGGTGGGATTGATAAAAAGATTTTAACAGAAGCTTTAAATCAAGCCAAAGAAGCCAGACTTCATATTTTAGAAATTATGGAAGAAGCCAATGCAAAAATCAAAATCAACGATGAAATTTTACCAAAACTTGAAATTTTCAATGTTGAGCCATCTAAAATCGTTGATATTATAGGACAGGGAGGAAAAACTATAAAAGACATTATCGAAAAATTTGAGGTGTGTATTGATTTGGATAGAGAAAAAGGCGAGGTAAAAATTTCGGCTTCAAAAAATGAACAAATCAAAGCCGCAAAAGAATTTATCTTTACTCTAACGCAAACACAAAAAAATAAAAAATTCAAAGATAAAGACCTCTCAAATTTTAAACTCGGTGAAGAATTCGAAGGAGAGATTAAAAAAATCACAAATTTTGGAGTTTTTGTCGGGTTAAAAGATGGTGTTGATGGTTTGTTGCACAGCTCTAAAATTAAACACAAAGTAAGAGAAGGCGATAGAATGAGGGTGAAGATTAAAGAAATTAAAAATGGTAAAATTTCTGTGGATTTGGTGGGCTGA
- a CDS encoding DNA-deoxyinosine glycosylase, with protein MKHPFKPFFDKNSKILILGSFPSIKSRELGFYYQNKNNRFWKILEAVYHLKKGELKDIKAQKFFLKEHNIALWDVVQSCEIKNSSDSTIKNPQINDLTLILNQAKIQTIALSGKKAFELFQKSSFYQQYISSSNQGILNYAKEWDIRLLSLPSSSSANAKFKDEDLIKEYKKIKH; from the coding sequence ATGAAACACCCTTTTAAACCCTTTTTTGATAAAAATTCTAAGATTTTAATCTTAGGTTCTTTTCCGTCCATAAAATCAAGAGAACTTGGTTTTTATTATCAAAATAAAAACAATCGTTTTTGGAAAATTTTAGAAGCTGTGTATCATTTAAAAAAGGGAGAGCTTAAGGATATAAAAGCTCAAAAATTTTTTTTGAAAGAACACAATATAGCCCTTTGGGATGTGGTGCAAAGTTGTGAGATAAAAAATTCAAGCGATTCTACAATAAAAAATCCTCAAATCAATGATTTGACCTTGATTTTAAATCAAGCTAAAATTCAAACCATAGCCCTTAGCGGCAAAAAAGCTTTCGAATTATTTCAAAAAAGCTCTTTTTATCAACAATATATCTCATCTTCAAATCAAGGCATTTTAAATTACGCAAAAGAATGGGATATAAGGCTTTTATCTTTACCTTCAAGCTCTTCAGCTAATGCAAAATTTAAAGATGAAGATTTGATAAAAGAATACAAAAAAATAAAGCATTAA
- the purD gene encoding phosphoribosylamine--glycine ligase, which translates to MKIMILGSGAREYSIALAFKKIQKDIEFYFMPGNGATKALGMNLNIKDLNELANYAKEINIDLCIVGSETFLADGVVDIFKNLNLNIFGPSKAAAKLESSKAFMKDFLKKYHIKTARYLNTKDINEAKKFIENLNLPIVVKADGLCAGKGVIIAKTHQEALEETQKMLSGESFGEAGKCVIIEEFLKGFELSIFAICDGEDFVLLPVAQDHKKLLDNDEGPNTGGMGAYAPSSLANQELLEKIQKNIIIPTLKGMKEEGAEFCGVLFAGIMVVNEEPYVLEFNVRFGDPECEALMPLIENPLELILAATQKNLKNIAVKIKNQCAVAVVCASENYPYKASPKSEIHIKNIPENSHISYAGVSLEQDKLMADGGRILVCVGLGENIQEAKNKAYELCANVDFKGKQFRKDIGFWVCQ; encoded by the coding sequence ATGAAAATTATGATTTTAGGTAGCGGTGCAAGAGAATATTCTATTGCCTTAGCTTTTAAAAAAATTCAAAAAGATATAGAATTTTATTTTATGCCCGGAAATGGTGCAACAAAAGCATTAGGGATGAATTTAAACATAAAAGATTTGAATGAACTTGCAAATTATGCTAAAGAAATAAACATTGATCTTTGTATCGTAGGAAGTGAAACTTTTTTAGCGGATGGAGTTGTGGATATTTTTAAAAACTTAAATCTTAATATTTTTGGTCCCAGCAAAGCCGCTGCAAAACTTGAAAGTTCAAAGGCTTTTATGAAAGATTTTTTAAAAAAATATCACATTAAAACCGCTCGATATTTAAATACAAAAGATATAAACGAAGCTAAAAAATTCATAGAAAATCTTAATTTACCGATAGTTGTAAAGGCTGATGGGCTTTGTGCGGGTAAAGGGGTTATCATCGCAAAAACCCATCAAGAAGCCTTAGAAGAAACACAAAAAATGCTTAGTGGAGAAAGCTTTGGAGAAGCTGGAAAATGTGTTATTATAGAAGAGTTTTTAAAAGGTTTTGAATTGAGCATTTTTGCAATTTGCGATGGAGAAGATTTCGTGCTCTTACCTGTCGCACAAGATCATAAAAAACTTTTAGACAATGATGAGGGTCCAAATACCGGTGGAATGGGTGCTTATGCACCAAGTTCTTTGGCTAATCAAGAGCTTTTAGAAAAAATACAAAAAAATATTATCATTCCTACTTTAAAAGGTATGAAAGAAGAGGGTGCTGAATTTTGCGGGGTGCTTTTTGCAGGGATTATGGTTGTCAATGAAGAGCCTTATGTGCTTGAATTTAATGTGCGTTTTGGAGACCCTGAATGCGAAGCGTTAATGCCTTTGATTGAAAATCCTTTAGAACTTATTTTAGCTGCAACTCAAAAGAATCTTAAAAATATTGCTGTTAAAATTAAAAATCAATGTGCTGTAGCTGTTGTATGTGCAAGTGAAAATTATCCTTACAAAGCTTCACCAAAAAGTGAAATTCACATTAAAAATATTCCGGAAAATTCACATATTTCTTATGCAGGAGTGAGTTTAGAGCAAGATAAACTTATGGCAGATGGAGGCAGAATTTTAGTTTGTGTCGGACTAGGAGAAAACATACAAGAGGCTAAAAATAAAGCTTATGAACTTTGTGCTAATGTTGATTTTAAAGGCAAACAATTCAGAAAAGATATAGGATTTTGGGTCTGTCAATGA
- the guaA gene encoding glutamine-hydrolyzing GMP synthase yields the protein MKKTDILVLDFGSQYTQLIARRLREQGVYTEILPFNVCIEDIKAKEPKGIILSGGPASVYSNEAYFCEKAVFDLKIPILGICYGLQLIAFHFKAKVAPALHKEYGKAHIKIQKDNVLFKNLPQEQIVWMSHSDRVESLPDGFEILATSTNSPFCALVNEKLQLYALQFHPEVEHSEFGAYILKNFAQYICHCESVWNMGSFAKGQIEKIRQEVGQDKVLCAVSGGVDSTVVAALLAQAIKEQVIVVFVDNGLLRDKEREQVEYTFKNILNINLISIDASEIFLKRLKGVIEPEKKRKIIGNTFIEIFEKEAKKHKDVKYLAQGTLYTDIIESSVVGNSKTIKSHHNVGGLPEKMKLKLIEPLKEIFKDEVRALGLELGLNKELIFRHPFPGPGLAIRIMGEVEINALNTLRKADSILIEELKSNAWYDKTWQAFCVLLNVKSVGVMGDNRTYENAICVRVVNANDGMTAVFSHLPYEILENISRRIINEVQGINRVVYDISSKPPATIEWE from the coding sequence ATGAAAAAAACAGATATTTTAGTCCTTGATTTTGGCTCACAATACACGCAATTGATTGCTAGAAGACTTAGAGAACAAGGTGTTTATACTGAAATTTTGCCTTTTAATGTTTGCATTGAGGATATTAAGGCTAAAGAACCAAAAGGAATCATTTTAAGCGGAGGACCTGCGAGTGTTTATTCAAATGAAGCGTATTTTTGCGAAAAAGCTGTGTTTGATTTAAAAATTCCTATTTTAGGAATTTGTTATGGCTTACAATTGATAGCCTTTCATTTTAAAGCCAAAGTTGCTCCTGCTTTGCATAAAGAATACGGCAAAGCCCATATAAAAATTCAAAAAGACAATGTTTTGTTTAAGAATTTACCTCAAGAACAAATCGTATGGATGAGTCATTCTGATAGGGTTGAAAGTTTGCCCGATGGTTTTGAAATTCTAGCCACAAGCACAAATAGTCCCTTTTGTGCCCTTGTCAATGAAAAACTCCAGCTTTATGCTCTGCAGTTTCATCCTGAAGTTGAACATAGCGAATTTGGTGCTTATATACTTAAAAATTTTGCTCAATACATTTGTCATTGCGAAAGTGTTTGGAATATGGGTTCTTTTGCAAAGGGTCAAATTGAAAAAATTCGTCAAGAAGTTGGTCAAGATAAAGTGCTTTGTGCTGTGAGCGGAGGAGTTGATAGCACTGTGGTTGCTGCACTTTTAGCACAGGCGATTAAAGAACAAGTTATCGTTGTATTTGTGGATAATGGGCTTTTAAGGGACAAAGAAAGAGAACAAGTTGAATATACATTTAAAAATATCTTAAATATTAATCTTATCAGCATTGATGCGAGTGAGATTTTCTTAAAACGTCTTAAAGGAGTGATTGAGCCCGAAAAAAAAAGAAAAATCATCGGCAATACCTTCATAGAAATTTTTGAAAAGGAAGCTAAAAAACATAAAGATGTTAAATATCTTGCTCAAGGCACACTTTATACAGACATTATTGAAAGCTCTGTTGTTGGGAATTCAAAGACCATTAAAAGCCATCATAATGTTGGTGGATTGCCCGAAAAGATGAAGTTAAAGCTCATTGAACCCTTAAAAGAAATTTTTAAAGATGAAGTGAGAGCTTTAGGTCTTGAATTAGGGCTCAATAAAGAGCTTATTTTCAGACATCCTTTTCCCGGACCCGGACTTGCCATACGCATTATGGGCGAAGTTGAAATTAACGCACTTAACACGCTAAGAAAAGCAGATTCTATTTTGATTGAAGAATTAAAAAGCAATGCTTGGTATGATAAAACTTGGCAGGCTTTTTGTGTGCTTTTAAATGTTAAAAGTGTTGGAGTTATGGGAGATAATCGCACTTATGAAAATGCGATTTGCGTCCGCGTTGTCAATGCAAACGATGGAATGACAGCAGTTTTTTCTCATTTACCTTATGAAATTTTAGAAAATATCAGTCGGCGCATCATCAATGAAGTTCAAGGAATCAATCGCGTGGTTTATGATATTTCGAGTAAGCCACCTGCAACAATAGAGTGGGAATGA
- a CDS encoding LPS-assembly protein LptD, translating to MWRKISLMLSTTLALNATQVDIYALDVKKEGAILTAVDDVVIFSDFYFITANKAIYNENTEEIELFGDVNILRGKNERSHSNYAKINLNTNQANFENFFFSNNNLEVWFQSKKSSLDDKSFESEISAVSSCNVEDPDWEIRFSDGWLNRKSNYVHLYNARLYVKDVPIFYLPYFGFSADTNRQSGLLVPKFTIKSKEGFYYEQPIYIAEQENWDLELNPQIRTNRGVGIYSTLRFMDSLHSMGEFNLGIFRENSSYYHDENLKNQTHKGVEFKYARDELIKALLEDNFQEGFWVDANYFNDVDFLTLGSRDYKDLNSLITSKINYFLADENNFYGAYARYYMDTSKLNNKDTLQEYPSFQYHRFLDSFFEGKFLYSFDASFNNYYRRIGPYANSVNLSLPISYHDSFFNDFLHLNFTESLYASFVNYTHDENKEHEHYFTNTHKLDLYTDISKAYDNFFHTLNIGVGYLLPGEESGKITEDYLDLEKEEEQAEFFITQYFYNQQGQKKLKHRLSTNYLSKKGDFEELRNLLTYYYNEDIRFNSEVIYSDLQKRFSNVLSQFEIDLNPKFSWDFSHDYQNDEYGKYSFIGTRANYNLTPHYNLFGGIWFDTQRAHANMWEFGYTYQRKCWNYSLVYRERIDPKLTSGGITARNQSGVYFIFNFYPIGGIKYDFSLQDSENAI from the coding sequence ATGTGGCGTAAAATTTCTTTAATGCTTAGCACCACTCTTGCCTTAAATGCAACACAAGTTGATATTTATGCACTTGATGTTAAAAAAGAAGGAGCAATACTCACGGCTGTCGATGATGTTGTGATTTTTTCTGATTTTTATTTTATCACAGCAAATAAAGCCATTTATAATGAAAATACCGAAGAGATTGAGCTTTTTGGCGATGTCAATATACTAAGAGGGAAAAATGAACGTTCTCATTCAAATTACGCTAAAATCAATCTCAACACAAATCAAGCAAATTTTGAAAATTTCTTTTTTTCTAACAATAATTTAGAAGTTTGGTTCCAAAGTAAAAAAAGCTCTTTAGATGATAAGAGTTTTGAAAGTGAAATTTCTGCGGTTTCAAGTTGTAATGTTGAAGATCCGGATTGGGAAATTCGCTTTAGTGATGGTTGGCTTAATCGTAAAAGCAATTATGTGCATCTTTATAATGCAAGATTGTATGTTAAAGATGTGCCGATTTTTTACTTGCCTTATTTTGGTTTTAGTGCGGATACAAATCGACAGAGCGGACTTTTAGTGCCAAAATTTACGATTAAAAGTAAAGAGGGGTTTTATTATGAACAGCCTATTTATATTGCCGAGCAAGAAAATTGGGATTTGGAATTAAATCCGCAAATTCGAACAAATCGCGGGGTAGGAATTTACTCAACTCTAAGATTTATGGATTCTTTACATTCTATGGGAGAATTTAATCTTGGTATTTTTAGAGAAAACTCATCTTATTATCACGATGAAAATTTAAAAAATCAAACACATAAAGGCGTTGAATTTAAATATGCAAGAGATGAGCTTATTAAAGCTTTGTTAGAGGATAATTTTCAAGAAGGTTTTTGGGTTGATGCGAATTATTTTAATGATGTAGATTTTCTTACACTTGGCTCTCGTGATTATAAGGATTTAAATTCGTTGATTACTTCAAAGATTAATTATTTCTTAGCTGATGAAAATAATTTTTATGGTGCTTATGCAAGGTATTATATGGACACTTCTAAGCTAAACAATAAAGACACCTTACAAGAATACCCTTCTTTTCAATATCATCGCTTTTTAGATTCTTTTTTTGAAGGAAAATTTCTTTATTCTTTTGATGCAAGTTTTAATAATTATTACAGACGCATAGGACCTTATGCAAATAGCGTTAATTTAAGTCTTCCTATTTCTTATCACGATAGTTTTTTTAATGATTTTTTACATTTAAATTTCACAGAAAGTCTTTATGCTTCTTTTGTTAATTACACCCATGATGAAAATAAAGAACACGAGCATTATTTTACAAACACACACAAGCTTGATTTATATACAGATATTTCTAAGGCTTATGATAATTTTTTTCATACTCTTAATATCGGCGTGGGCTATCTTTTGCCCGGAGAAGAATCTGGAAAAATCACAGAAGATTATTTGGATTTAGAAAAAGAAGAGGAACAGGCTGAATTTTTCATCACTCAATATTTTTACAATCAACAGGGACAAAAAAAACTCAAACATCGCTTAAGCACGAATTATCTTAGCAAAAAAGGCGACTTTGAAGAATTGCGAAATTTACTCACTTATTATTACAATGAAGACATTCGTTTTAATAGCGAGGTGATTTATTCTGATTTGCAAAAACGTTTTAGCAATGTGTTAAGTCAATTTGAAATCGATTTGAATCCTAAATTCAGCTGGGATTTTTCTCATGACTATCAAAATGATGAGTATGGAAAATACAGCTTTATAGGCACTCGTGCAAATTACAATCTCACGCCTCATTATAATCTTTTTGGAGGAATTTGGTTTGACACTCAAAGAGCACACGCAAATATGTGGGAATTTGGCTATACTTACCAAAGAAAATGTTGGAATTATTCTTTGGTGTATAGAGAGAGGATTGATCCTAAGCTAACAAGCGGAGGAATCACGGCAAGAAACCAAAGTGGAGTGTATTTTATCTTTAATTTTTATCCTATCGGCGGGATAAAATATGACTTTTCTTTACAAGATAGCGAAAATGCGATTTAA
- the yedF gene encoding sulfurtransferase-like selenium metabolism protein YedF, with amino-acid sequence MQEIIPNYRLDLQGEPCPYPAIRTLEVLPELKKGEILEVLSDCPQSINNIPIDIKNYGYEMLKIEQLGATIRYLIKKP; translated from the coding sequence ATGCAAGAAATTATCCCAAATTATCGTTTAGATTTACAAGGTGAGCCTTGTCCCTATCCTGCCATTAGAACTTTAGAAGTGTTGCCTGAATTAAAAAAGGGTGAAATTTTAGAAGTTTTAAGTGATTGTCCCCAAAGCATTAATAATATTCCTATTGATATAAAAAATTATGGTTATGAGATGCTTAAAATCGAGCAACTTGGAGCGACAATTCGTTATTTGATTAAAAAGCCTTAA
- the gltS gene encoding sodium/glutamate symporter encodes MLSIHVRLFETLMIAVLLIYFGEFILNKISILKKWCIPSAVVGGTIFSVLTCFAFYFKIAEFKFDFQTMNTFFYNIFFASVGLSAGLNFIKKGGKLVAIFIFLAALLAALQNLLTLVCAYFMNINALVALMAGSVALTGGHGNASSFSPIAQQMGGVGALEVSIAAATFGLIAGCLMGGPLGKSLIKKYHLDKNYISNDENSSLTKKIQNTISSKRSHQATFILLLSCGLGECFFVIFKELFPSVNLPLHVMSMFSGIIIRFILDYKKQEEALYENIDIIGSISLSIFVSLSIMTMKLYELADLALPLVIILGLQLILMYVFANFVTFRACGKNYDAAIIAVGHTGFGLGAVPVSMATMNAVCSQYHYSKKAFFVVPLVGGFISNITNALIITIFLNIAKNMV; translated from the coding sequence ATGTTAAGCATTCATGTGAGATTGTTCGAAACTTTAATGATAGCGGTTTTGTTGATTTATTTTGGAGAATTTATCTTAAATAAAATCTCCATTTTAAAGAAATGGTGCATACCCTCTGCTGTGGTTGGTGGCACAATTTTTTCTGTATTAACTTGTTTTGCTTTTTATTTTAAAATCGCGGAATTTAAATTTGATTTTCAAACGATGAATACCTTTTTTTACAATATTTTCTTTGCTTCTGTGGGTTTAAGTGCTGGTTTGAATTTTATAAAAAAAGGAGGTAAATTAGTAGCAATTTTCATCTTTTTAGCTGCTTTATTGGCTGCTTTGCAAAATCTTTTGACCTTAGTGTGTGCCTATTTTATGAATATAAACGCCTTAGTCGCCTTAATGGCAGGTTCAGTTGCTTTAACAGGGGGACATGGAAATGCTTCCTCTTTTTCTCCTATAGCACAGCAAATGGGTGGTGTGGGAGCTTTAGAAGTGAGTATAGCTGCAGCAACCTTTGGCCTCATTGCGGGTTGTTTGATGGGAGGTCCTCTCGGTAAGAGCTTGATTAAAAAATACCATTTGGATAAAAACTACATTTCAAATGATGAAAATTCCTCTCTCACAAAGAAAATTCAAAATACAATCAGTTCAAAAAGATCCCATCAAGCTACCTTTATCTTGCTCTTATCTTGTGGTTTAGGAGAATGTTTTTTTGTTATATTCAAAGAGCTTTTTCCCTCTGTTAATCTGCCTTTACATGTGATGAGTATGTTTTCTGGCATAATCATTCGTTTTATTTTGGATTATAAAAAGCAAGAAGAGGCTCTTTATGAAAATATAGACATTATAGGTTCTATATCTTTATCCATTTTTGTGTCTTTATCCATTATGACAATGAAACTTTATGAGCTTGCCGATTTAGCCTTACCTTTGGTAATCATTTTGGGCTTACAGCTTATTTTGATGTATGTTTTTGCAAACTTTGTAACTTTTAGAGCTTGTGGAAAAAATTACGATGCTGCTATTATTGCAGTTGGACACACAGGATTTGGTTTGGGTGCTGTGCCTGTATCTATGGCTACGATGAATGCGGTTTGTTCTCAATATCATTACTCCAAAAAAGCCTTTTTCGTTGTGCCTTTAGTCGGCGGTTTTATCAGTAATATTACAAATGCTCTTATTATTACTATATTCTTAAATATAGCTAAAAATATGGTTTGA